One window from the genome of Pararhizobium gei encodes:
- the visR gene encoding transcriptional regulator VisR yields MNFLPNSRAADDGKAGRLQAKASRAATLVTRLQAMQRQIGAKHFAVLRMSGNGLPATRKLSCAVHNWGLSAEAAMEELIVAYGEVMVQHLDTSLLPLVWNGKGDNQTADVADFTRFTRRLDVRQLASCGIAFPVRLGAQGNGYAVFLGASFDLDSAVIIDLHGRSCQIMTDLLAADERRLLPAESLSDREIGCLQMAGDGYISEEIAEKMGLSVHTVNAYLGAATTKLDSVNRIQAIAKAIRLGYIN; encoded by the coding sequence ATGAATTTTCTCCCGAATTCCCGTGCAGCTGACGATGGCAAGGCCGGCCGGTTGCAGGCCAAGGCATCGCGCGCGGCGACGCTTGTCACGCGTCTGCAGGCGATGCAGAGACAGATCGGTGCGAAACATTTTGCTGTCCTGCGCATGAGCGGAAACGGATTGCCTGCAACCCGCAAGCTGTCCTGCGCTGTTCACAACTGGGGCCTGAGCGCCGAGGCTGCCATGGAGGAGCTGATCGTCGCTTATGGCGAAGTCATGGTTCAGCATCTCGACACTTCACTTCTGCCTCTCGTCTGGAACGGCAAGGGCGATAACCAGACGGCGGATGTTGCCGATTTCACGCGGTTCACACGGCGCTTGGACGTGCGTCAGCTTGCCTCCTGCGGAATAGCCTTTCCGGTCCGGCTCGGCGCGCAGGGCAATGGCTACGCTGTCTTTCTCGGTGCCTCGTTCGATCTGGACAGTGCTGTCATTATCGATCTCCATGGCCGCAGTTGCCAGATCATGACCGACCTGCTGGCTGCCGACGAGCGGCGCCTGCTGCCGGCGGAATCCCTCAGCGACCGTGAAATCGGTTGTCTCCAGATGGCCGGCGATGGCTATATCAGCGAGGAAATCGCCGAAAAAATGGGTCTGTCGGTTCATACGGTCAACGCATATCTCGGCGCAGCCACGACGAAGCTGGATTCCGTCAACAGAATCCAGGCAATCGCCAAGGCAATTCGGCTCGGTTATATCAATTGA
- the flhB gene encoding flagellar biosynthesis protein FlhB produces the protein MSDDQDKDSKTEAPSEKKMSDAIEKGNTPFSREVTMFASVLAIYIFIIFFLPQGFATLAESLKDIFEQPEAWRLDNATDVVALVSHLFWQASALLIPFFALLIVFGLGSSVLQNLPTPVLDRIAPKMNRISPVSGFMRIYGIQGMVEFAKSLFKILIVSVIIVLVLWNDYYASLEAMFSDPATILTTMSGDLNQIMIVILIATCVIAVVDFFWTRHHWHSELRMTKQEVKEEMKQSQGDPIIKARLRSIARDRARRRMITSVPRATLVIANPTHYAVALRYVREEGDAPVVVAKGQDLVALKIREIAEENGIPVFEDPPLARSMFAQVSVDTVIPPVFYKAVAELIHRIYATQPKRVT, from the coding sequence ATGTCGGACGATCAGGACAAAGACAGTAAGACAGAAGCGCCGTCCGAGAAGAAAATGAGCGACGCGATCGAGAAGGGCAATACACCCTTCTCGCGCGAAGTGACCATGTTCGCCTCGGTTCTCGCCATCTACATCTTCATCATATTTTTCCTGCCTCAGGGTTTCGCAACATTGGCGGAATCGCTCAAGGACATTTTCGAGCAGCCCGAGGCCTGGCGTCTCGACAATGCCACCGATGTCGTGGCGCTGGTCTCCCATCTCTTCTGGCAGGCGAGCGCGCTGTTGATACCGTTCTTCGCCTTGCTCATCGTCTTCGGCCTGGGCTCGTCGGTCCTGCAAAATCTGCCGACGCCGGTGCTCGACCGGATCGCGCCGAAGATGAACCGGATCTCGCCCGTCTCCGGTTTCATGCGGATTTACGGCATTCAGGGCATGGTGGAATTTGCAAAGTCGCTGTTCAAGATCCTCATCGTCTCGGTCATCATCGTGCTGGTGCTGTGGAACGACTATTACGCATCGCTCGAAGCGATGTTTTCCGACCCGGCGACCATCCTGACCACCATGTCGGGTGATCTCAACCAAATCATGATCGTCATTCTGATCGCAACCTGCGTTATTGCCGTAGTGGATTTCTTCTGGACGCGGCATCACTGGCACTCCGAACTGCGGATGACCAAGCAGGAGGTCAAGGAGGAGATGAAGCAGTCGCAAGGTGATCCGATCATCAAGGCGCGGCTGCGCTCGATCGCCCGCGACCGCGCCCGCAGGCGGATGATCACGTCGGTTCCCCGAGCCACTCTGGTCATCGCCAATCCGACCCACTATGCGGTGGCGCTTCGCTATGTGCGCGAGGAAGGCGACGCGCCGGTGGTGGTTGCCAAGGGGCAGGACCTCGTGGCGCTCAAGATTCGCGAGATCGCGGAAGAAAATGGCATACCCGTTTTCGAAGACCCGCCGCTCGCACGCTCAATGTTTGCGCAAGTCTCGGTCGATACTGTGATTCCGCCGGTGTTTTATAAGGCTGTCGCCGAACTGATTCACCGGATTTATGCCACGCAGCCAAAACGGGTGACGTAA
- the fliG gene encoding flagellar motor switch protein FliG has translation MMDFDNFAASAPTTPLSQMDKAAAVLLAMGKPVAGKLLKFFTQSELQGIIASAQSLRSIPPHELEVLVNEFEDLFTEGAGLMDNAKAIEGILEEGLTPDEVDGLLGRRATFAAYETNIWDRLQDSDPVAVAQHLGKEHPQTIAYVLSMMPSTFGAKVLLQLPESGRADIINRAVNMKNVSPKAAQIIETRVMEMTRELDADRNSTGSIKIAEVMNELEKTQVDTLLASLEAINTDTVKKVRPKIFLFDDVLVMPQRSRVQLFNDVSGDIITMALRGSSMQLREAVLASIGARQRRMIESDLAAGDAGINPRDIAIARRSITQEAIRLAASGQIELKEKEAVAA, from the coding sequence ATGATGGATTTCGACAATTTTGCAGCTTCGGCTCCGACCACTCCGCTCAGCCAGATGGACAAGGCCGCTGCGGTGCTTCTCGCCATGGGCAAGCCCGTCGCGGGAAAGCTGCTGAAATTCTTCACCCAGAGCGAATTGCAGGGGATCATCGCCTCGGCGCAATCGCTCCGTTCGATCCCGCCTCACGAGCTGGAGGTCCTGGTCAACGAATTCGAGGATCTGTTCACGGAGGGCGCCGGGCTCATGGACAATGCCAAGGCGATCGAGGGCATTCTCGAAGAAGGACTGACGCCTGACGAAGTCGATGGTCTGCTCGGCCGCCGCGCCACCTTCGCTGCCTATGAAACCAATATATGGGACCGCCTGCAGGATTCCGATCCGGTCGCCGTCGCTCAGCATCTGGGCAAGGAACATCCCCAGACCATCGCCTATGTGCTGTCGATGATGCCTTCGACCTTCGGCGCCAAGGTCCTGCTCCAGCTTCCCGAAAGCGGTCGCGCCGATATCATCAACCGCGCCGTCAACATGAAGAATGTCAGCCCGAAGGCGGCGCAGATCATCGAAACCCGCGTCATGGAAATGACCCGCGAACTGGATGCGGACCGCAATTCCACCGGATCGATCAAGATCGCCGAGGTCATGAATGAACTCGAGAAAACCCAGGTCGATACGCTCCTGGCTTCGCTGGAGGCGATCAACACCGACACGGTCAAGAAAGTCCGGCCGAAAATCTTCCTGTTCGACGACGTGCTGGTCATGCCGCAGCGCAGCCGCGTGCAGCTGTTCAACGACGTCTCGGGCGACATCATCACCATGGCTTTGCGCGGATCGAGCATGCAACTGCGCGAAGCGGTTCTCGCCTCCATCGGCGCCCGCCAACGCCGCATGATCGAATCGGATCTCGCCGCCGGCGACGCCGGGATCAATCCGCGCGATATCGCCATTGCCCGCCGTTCGATCACCCAGGAGGCCATCCGGCTGGCTGCCAGCGGCCAGATCGAACTGAAGGAAAAGGAAGCCGTTGCGGCTTAG
- the fliN gene encoding flagellar motor switch protein FliN: MAPKKALLDDKTILNAGDAELDQAIDDLRGVLQSDATGSVPDAGFGMDFAATSPMSDLSDFGSISDTGAADLDGFGGDFGGTSFGDADLSASPAGSGHDSFGGGSSFDEAASSEPGSSMTSNLDLIMDIPIDVQIVLGSSRMQVSGLMNLTEGATIALDRRIGEPVEIVVNGRVIGRGEITVLEGDETRFGVKLIEIKGSGKS, from the coding sequence ATGGCACCGAAAAAAGCACTCCTTGACGACAAGACGATCCTGAATGCCGGTGATGCCGAGCTCGACCAGGCCATCGACGATCTGCGCGGCGTCCTGCAAAGCGACGCGACCGGCTCTGTTCCAGACGCCGGCTTCGGCATGGATTTTGCTGCGACCTCGCCAATGAGCGATCTATCCGACTTCGGCAGCATCTCCGACACGGGCGCCGCGGATCTCGACGGCTTCGGCGGCGATTTCGGCGGAACGAGCTTCGGCGATGCCGATCTCTCAGCCTCGCCCGCAGGTTCCGGCCATGACAGCTTTGGCGGCGGTTCGTCCTTTGACGAAGCTGCATCGAGCGAGCCGGGCAGCAGCATGACCTCCAATCTCGATCTGATCATGGATATCCCGATCGATGTGCAGATCGTTCTGGGAAGCAGCCGGATGCAGGTGTCTGGGCTCATGAACCTGACCGAGGGCGCAACCATTGCACTCGATCGCAGGATCGGCGAGCCGGTTGAGATCGTCGTCAACGGCCGTGTCATAGGCCGCGGCGAAATCACCGTGCTTGAAGGCGACGAGACGCGCTTCGGCGTGAAGCTCATCGAGATTAAAGGCTCCGGTAAAAGTTAA
- a CDS encoding FliM/FliN family flagellar motor switch protein: MTSASKTNVYNFDRKLLARMTGTLGDTKTIGRICADLGQVLSEFLPDIFQNETGFDIEIGYAGFDTGLKSELIDRLGSGVALCDVSLRNWCSHFIISCDSPVIITLMELLLGAPITGVEEPKPRALSKIEMDVATMVVEKIADVLKSAVNAAGGFEATLERPHNATERPAADPDIDDVFAACINVTMGVGPVLSTFSIIVPQQALLKTKVVFPKGVGQARKGKSEWNEQLEQQVRRSTVNLEARVKLQSLTLDTISRLQPGDVIPFLDGKDVRVEINANGRDLYICELGRSGAKYTVRIKDTHGSESDILHHLMS, encoded by the coding sequence ATGACCTCGGCTAGCAAGACCAACGTGTATAATTTCGACCGCAAACTGCTTGCCCGGATGACCGGCACGCTTGGCGACACCAAAACCATCGGTAGGATTTGCGCCGATCTGGGGCAGGTCCTTTCGGAGTTCCTTCCGGATATTTTCCAGAACGAGACCGGTTTCGACATCGAGATCGGCTATGCGGGTTTCGATACCGGCCTCAAGTCCGAATTGATCGACAGGCTGGGAAGCGGCGTCGCCCTCTGCGATGTCTCGCTGCGCAACTGGTGCTCGCATTTCATCATCAGCTGCGACAGCCCCGTGATTATAACCTTGATGGAGCTTCTGCTCGGCGCGCCAATCACCGGGGTCGAGGAGCCAAAACCACGGGCCCTGTCCAAGATAGAAATGGATGTGGCCACCATGGTGGTCGAAAAGATCGCCGATGTCCTGAAGTCCGCTGTCAACGCTGCCGGCGGCTTCGAGGCGACGCTGGAGCGGCCCCACAACGCAACGGAACGGCCCGCGGCAGACCCGGATATCGACGATGTCTTTGCCGCATGCATCAATGTGACCATGGGCGTCGGCCCGGTGCTCTCGACGTTTTCGATCATCGTACCCCAGCAAGCCCTGTTGAAGACCAAGGTGGTTTTCCCGAAGGGCGTCGGTCAGGCCCGCAAGGGCAAATCGGAATGGAACGAACAGCTGGAGCAGCAGGTGCGCCGCTCGACCGTCAATCTCGAAGCGCGGGTCAAGCTGCAGAGCCTGACGCTCGACACGATCAGCCGCCTGCAACCGGGTGATGTCATTCCCTTTCTGGATGGCAAGGACGTGCGCGTCGAGATCAACGCCAACGGCCGTGATCTCTACATATGCGAGCTCGGCCGGTCCGGTGCAAAATACACCGTTCGGATCAAGGACACACATGGTTCGGAGAGCGACATTCTCCATCATCTGATGAGTTAA
- the motA gene encoding flagellar motor stator protein MotA → MNIIIGLVLTIGCILGGFIAMGGHMEVLNQPFELVIIGGAGIGGYVMANSMKVLKDTGKALGEAFMHKVPKERNYLDTLGVLYSLMRDLRTKSRNEIESHIDNPDESTIFQSAPTVLKNKELTAFICDYVRLIIIGNARSHEIEALMDEEINTITHDKMKAYHALTTMSDAFPAIGIVAAVLGVIKAMGAISESPEVLGGKIAAALVGTMLGIFLSYCIASPVIANIKAVRDKQNRLYIIVKQTLIAYMNGSVPQVALEYGRKTISAYERPSIDAVEQEMMNPGGGGESKAA, encoded by the coding sequence ATGAACATCATCATCGGGCTCGTCTTGACGATCGGCTGTATCCTTGGCGGCTTCATCGCCATGGGCGGCCATATGGAGGTGCTGAACCAGCCCTTCGAGCTCGTCATCATTGGCGGCGCGGGGATTGGCGGCTATGTCATGGCCAATTCGATGAAGGTTCTCAAGGATACCGGCAAGGCGCTGGGCGAGGCCTTCATGCACAAGGTGCCGAAGGAGCGCAACTATCTCGATACGCTCGGGGTCCTCTACAGCCTGATGCGGGATCTGCGCACCAAGTCACGCAACGAGATCGAAAGCCATATCGACAATCCCGACGAATCCACAATCTTCCAGTCGGCACCGACAGTGCTGAAGAACAAGGAACTGACGGCCTTCATCTGCGATTATGTCAGGCTGATCATCATAGGCAATGCCCGCAGCCACGAGATCGAGGCGCTGATGGATGAGGAAATCAACACCATCACCCATGACAAGATGAAGGCCTATCACGCGCTGACCACAATGAGCGACGCCTTTCCGGCCATCGGCATCGTCGCCGCCGTCCTCGGCGTCATCAAGGCGATGGGCGCCATCTCGGAGTCGCCGGAAGTCCTGGGCGGAAAAATTGCCGCGGCACTGGTGGGCACCATGCTCGGCATCTTCCTCTCCTACTGCATCGCCAGCCCGGTCATCGCCAACATCAAGGCTGTGCGGGACAAGCAGAACCGTCTCTACATCATCGTCAAACAGACACTTATCGCCTACATGAACGGCTCCGTCCCGCAGGTTGCTCTCGAATATGGCCGCAAGACGATTTCCGCATACGAACGGCCTTCGATCGACGCCGTCGAGCAGGAGATGATGAATCCCGGCGGCGGCGGCGAAAGCAAGGCGGCCTGA
- a CDS encoding DUF1217 domain-containing protein has product MTTTYTSYQTIAGNLTTSLERVSKQPDVARETEYYLAHIGDVKSIDDFFADTRLYNYAIKAHGLEDMGYAKAFMRKVLTEGIDSDDAFAKQLSDSRYSDLVESLNFARTGSAATSFEKAQKGVADKYARQTLEQKAGEENSGVRLALYFERMAPGVTNAYGLLADEALAQVTRTLLQLPDEFAASDIDKQAAAIEEAIDLADLKSPVKLSKLLERFTALWEINNSSDNYDPLAVFGSSSGYGISSDLLLSINTLKLGGR; this is encoded by the coding sequence GTGACGACGACCTATACCAGCTACCAGACGATAGCCGGCAATCTCACCACATCGCTGGAAAGAGTGTCGAAGCAGCCGGATGTCGCCCGCGAAACCGAATACTACCTCGCCCATATCGGCGATGTGAAAAGCATCGACGACTTCTTTGCCGACACCAGGCTTTATAATTACGCGATCAAGGCCCACGGCCTCGAAGATATGGGCTATGCCAAGGCGTTCATGCGCAAGGTGCTGACGGAGGGCATCGACAGCGACGATGCCTTCGCCAAGCAGCTTTCCGACAGCCGCTATTCCGATCTCGTGGAATCGCTGAATTTCGCCCGCACCGGTTCGGCCGCCACTTCATTCGAGAAAGCCCAGAAGGGCGTTGCCGACAAATATGCGCGCCAGACCCTCGAGCAGAAGGCGGGGGAGGAAAATTCGGGCGTTCGTCTGGCGCTTTATTTCGAACGGATGGCGCCAGGCGTCACCAATGCCTACGGTCTTCTGGCCGACGAGGCGCTGGCGCAGGTCACCCGCACCCTGCTTCAGCTGCCCGACGAGTTCGCGGCATCCGACATCGACAAGCAGGCCGCGGCGATCGAAGAGGCGATAGATCTCGCCGATCTGAAGAGCCCGGTCAAGCTTTCGAAATTGCTGGAGCGGTTCACGGCGCTCTGGGAAATCAACAATTCATCCGACAATTACGATCCGCTCGCCGTTTTCGGCTCGTCCAGCGGCTATGGAATTTCCTCCGATCTGCTCCTGTCCATCAACACCTTGAAACTTGGGGGGCGCTGA
- the flgF gene encoding flagellar basal-body rod protein FlgF, which produces MQTGLYVAVSSQMALEKRMNTLADNVANSSTVGFRATEVKFNQLIGDTRPTKVSFVSEGQEFISTTNGGLKQTGNALDFAIKGEAWFQIETPAGPALTRDGRFTLTEAGDLVTLRGYPVLDAGGAPIQLNNQAGDIKVGADGAIQQNGAQIAALGLYEGSFANGFSRYDNSAVIPSGDPEPVVDRFEVGVMQGYVEESNVNPVQEMSQLIMVSRAFENITSLMRDSEGTMDEAIKTLGGSK; this is translated from the coding sequence ATGCAAACCGGTCTCTACGTCGCCGTCTCCTCCCAGATGGCGCTCGAAAAACGCATGAACACGCTGGCCGACAATGTCGCCAATTCAAGCACCGTCGGTTTTCGCGCAACGGAAGTGAAGTTCAACCAGCTGATCGGCGACACCCGTCCGACGAAGGTGTCCTTCGTCTCCGAGGGGCAGGAATTCATCAGCACCACCAATGGCGGCCTGAAGCAGACAGGCAATGCACTGGATTTTGCCATCAAGGGCGAAGCGTGGTTCCAGATCGAGACGCCAGCCGGTCCCGCCTTGACACGAGATGGACGGTTTACGCTGACCGAGGCGGGCGATCTCGTGACGTTGCGCGGCTATCCGGTGCTGGACGCTGGCGGCGCGCCGATCCAGCTCAACAACCAGGCGGGCGACATCAAGGTCGGTGCCGATGGCGCCATCCAACAGAACGGCGCGCAGATTGCAGCCCTTGGACTGTATGAGGGCAGCTTCGCAAACGGCTTCTCCCGCTACGACAACAGCGCGGTGATACCCAGTGGCGATCCGGAGCCGGTCGTCGATCGTTTCGAAGTGGGCGTGATGCAGGGCTACGTCGAGGAGTCCAACGTCAATCCCGTTCAGGAAATGTCGCAGCTGATCATGGTGTCGCGCGCCTTCGAAAACATCACATCCCTGATGCGCGACAGCGAAGGAACGATGGACGAAGCCATCAAGACGCTTGGCGGCAGCAAGTAA
- the fliI gene encoding flagellar protein export ATPase FliI: MQNEPLQIHNSSSSLAALAGLADRYSNPEFSIAPGGHVQSISAGYYTVSGLSRHVRLGDFVAHKSSTGIHLGEVVKIEQETVVVCPIEPGDPIGIHDTVIRKGAFRIAPSESWCGRTINSLGEPIDGRGPLLHGDVRRSISNTAPPSMTRKRVEHGFRTGVRAIDIFSPLCLGQRLGVFAGSGVGKSTLLSMLARADAFDKVVIALVGERGREVREFIEDTLGDNLSKSVAVVATSDESPMLRKMAPLTAVTIAEHYRDQGDNVLLIVDSVTRFAHAIREVATASGEPPIARGYPASVFTELPRLLERAGPGAEGAGTITAIISILVDGDNHNDPIADSTRGILDGHIVMDRSLAEEGRYPPVNPLASVSRLARKAWTPDQEKLVSRLKSLIHRFEETRDLRLIGGYRAGSDADLDMAIKQVPVIYEVLKQTPGERPAIDAFTDLANALKAAATGGGQTQTRRG, encoded by the coding sequence ATGCAGAACGAACCACTTCAGATCCACAATTCCTCGTCCTCGCTTGCGGCGCTCGCCGGGCTTGCCGATCGCTACTCCAACCCGGAGTTTTCCATCGCGCCCGGCGGTCATGTCCAGTCGATATCGGCCGGTTACTATACGGTCAGCGGCCTGTCCCGGCACGTGCGGCTCGGCGATTTCGTGGCCCACAAGAGTTCGACCGGCATTCATCTCGGCGAAGTCGTCAAGATCGAACAGGAGACGGTCGTCGTGTGCCCGATCGAGCCGGGAGATCCCATAGGCATCCACGACACGGTCATCCGCAAGGGTGCGTTTCGGATCGCACCCAGCGAATCCTGGTGTGGCCGCACCATCAATTCGCTGGGCGAGCCGATCGATGGGCGAGGCCCGCTGCTGCATGGCGATGTCCGCCGCTCCATTTCCAATACTGCGCCGCCATCGATGACCCGCAAGCGGGTCGAGCACGGCTTCCGCACCGGCGTTCGCGCCATCGACATCTTCTCGCCGCTTTGCCTTGGCCAGCGCCTCGGCGTCTTTGCAGGCTCAGGCGTCGGCAAATCGACGCTTCTGTCCATGCTCGCCCGGGCCGATGCCTTCGACAAGGTCGTCATCGCTCTGGTCGGCGAACGCGGCCGTGAAGTGCGCGAATTCATCGAGGACACGCTGGGCGACAATCTGTCCAAGTCGGTCGCCGTGGTGGCCACCAGCGACGAAAGCCCGATGCTGCGCAAGATGGCACCGCTGACGGCCGTAACGATCGCCGAGCACTACCGTGACCAGGGCGACAATGTCCTTCTGATCGTCGATAGCGTCACCCGCTTCGCCCATGCCATCCGCGAAGTTGCGACCGCCTCTGGTGAGCCGCCGATCGCGCGCGGCTATCCTGCTTCCGTCTTTACTGAACTGCCACGCCTGCTTGAGCGCGCCGGTCCGGGAGCCGAAGGGGCGGGAACCATCACGGCCATCATTTCCATCCTTGTCGATGGCGACAACCACAACGATCCGATTGCCGATTCGACGCGCGGTATCCTCGACGGCCATATCGTCATGGACCGCAGCCTGGCGGAGGAGGGGCGTTATCCGCCGGTCAATCCGCTGGCATCCGTCTCGCGTCTTGCCCGCAAAGCCTGGACGCCGGACCAGGAAAAACTGGTGTCGCGGCTGAAGTCGCTGATTCATCGCTTCGAGGAAACCCGCGATCTGCGCCTGATCGGCGGCTACAGGGCCGGCAGCGATGCCGATCTCGACATGGCGATCAAGCAGGTGCCGGTGATTTACGAAGTCCTGAAGCAGACACCCGGTGAACGGCCGGCGATCGACGCCTTCACCGATCTTGCAAACGCCCTGAAGGCGGCTGCGACCGGCGGCGGCCAGACACAGACGAGAAGGGGTTGA
- a CDS encoding flagellar protein produces MNVTDYDADEIVAQPKRTARTPAIDRALGAAGIGLAVLATFFPWYAFMNQDKFSLPSLWEDSVRDAPAKPGEGGQASPVAMTERDAATQAALDQLTTATVPQGESRKVEGDPRDSLDQPFPSATGFKLVHVANGRALIEDSSGMYIVRIGGILPDNSRLSTLEQRDGRWVMITSKGEIRQSE; encoded by the coding sequence TTGAACGTGACCGACTACGATGCCGACGAAATCGTTGCTCAGCCCAAACGGACCGCACGGACACCGGCGATCGATCGCGCGCTGGGGGCGGCAGGGATCGGGCTCGCCGTGCTTGCGACCTTCTTCCCCTGGTATGCCTTCATGAACCAGGACAAGTTCTCGCTCCCTTCTCTGTGGGAGGACAGCGTGCGCGACGCGCCGGCCAAGCCGGGTGAGGGTGGTCAAGCTTCTCCGGTCGCCATGACGGAGCGGGATGCCGCAACGCAGGCCGCATTAGATCAACTGACGACCGCGACCGTACCGCAGGGCGAAAGCCGGAAGGTTGAGGGCGATCCCCGGGACAGTCTCGATCAACCGTTTCCATCCGCCACAGGCTTCAAGCTCGTTCATGTCGCCAATGGCCGCGCCCTGATCGAAGACAGCAGTGGCATGTATATCGTCAGGATCGGCGGGATCCTTCCGGACAACAGCCGGCTCTCCACCTTGGAACAGCGCGACGGGCGCTGGGTGATGATCACCTCCAAGGGAGAAATCCGCCAGTCCGAGTGA
- the flgB gene encoding flagellar basal body rod protein FlgB: MQPIQLFDLASRQAQWLAVRQNVVAGNIANANTPHYAGKDVKPFDSVLKETGFQMAATKAGHFTDGMAAAQVTETSLLNNGEVKQSGNSVELEKELMKTGAIKRDYELNTGLVKAFHRMMLMTVRK, translated from the coding sequence ATGCAACCTATACAGCTTTTCGATCTCGCGTCGCGGCAGGCGCAATGGCTGGCAGTGCGCCAGAACGTCGTCGCGGGCAACATAGCCAATGCCAATACGCCGCATTATGCCGGCAAGGACGTCAAGCCTTTCGACAGCGTCCTCAAGGAAACCGGCTTCCAGATGGCCGCGACCAAGGCCGGGCATTTCACCGACGGAATGGCAGCGGCCCAGGTGACCGAAACCAGCCTTCTCAACAATGGCGAAGTCAAGCAGTCCGGAAACAGCGTCGAGCTGGAAAAAGAACTGATGAAAACCGGTGCGATCAAGCGCGATTATGAGCTGAACACCGGCCTCGTCAAAGCCTTTCACCGGATGATGCTCATGACGGTGAGGAAATAA
- the flgC gene encoding flagellar basal body rod protein FlgC: MDPLLSALKVSASGLEAESTRLRIVSENIANARSTGDAPGTDPYRRKTVSFAAEIDRVSGASTVEVQRLGTDDSEFTIEFDPGNPAADDKGMVKIPNVNVLMEMADMREANRSYEANLQTTKQARDLISATIDLLRASQ, encoded by the coding sequence ATGGATCCTCTCCTGTCAGCTCTCAAGGTTTCCGCCTCCGGTCTCGAAGCGGAATCGACCCGCCTCCGCATCGTCTCGGAAAACATCGCCAACGCCCGCTCCACCGGCGATGCGCCGGGCACCGATCCCTATCGCCGCAAGACGGTAAGCTTCGCAGCCGAGATCGATCGCGTCAGCGGCGCCTCGACAGTCGAAGTCCAGCGTCTCGGAACGGACGATTCCGAATTCACCATCGAATTCGACCCCGGCAATCCGGCGGCCGATGACAAGGGCATGGTCAAGATACCGAACGTCAACGTGCTCATGGAAATGGCCGACATGCGGGAAGCCAACCGTTCCTATGAAGCCAATCTCCAGACAACGAAACAGGCACGTGATCTGATTTCGGCAACAATCGACCTCCTGAGGGCTTCGCAATAA
- a CDS encoding flagellar hook-basal body complex protein FliE: protein MINAIETISSAISTVKDVSSTSNTSSAQAILGGAAGAAPTQSFADVMSSMASEMNNSLRASEAASIQGIRGQANTREVVDAVMQAEQSLQTAIAIRDKVVSAYLEIARMPI from the coding sequence ATGATCAATGCCATCGAAACCATCAGCTCGGCGATTTCCACCGTCAAGGATGTCTCATCGACCTCGAACACGTCTTCGGCGCAGGCCATTCTGGGTGGAGCAGCCGGAGCGGCGCCGACCCAGAGCTTCGCCGACGTCATGAGCAGCATGGCCTCCGAAATGAACAACAGCCTGAGGGCATCGGAAGCGGCATCGATACAGGGCATTCGCGGTCAGGCCAATACCCGCGAAGTCGTGGATGCCGTGATGCAAGCCGAACAGTCGCTGCAGACCGCAATCGCCATTCGCGACAAGGTCGTCAGCGCCTATCTCGAAATCGCACGTATGCCCATCTAA